ATAAGGtaatcttcttctttttttaacatttcccACAGAGGATTAATTTCACTTTCCCACAATTTTAGTTTTCTGAAACACCTCCCACCATACGTgaataaatctttttttcttgtaaccATAGCTTGAGATATTGGCAGGCTGCATCTCTCATAGTTTTCTCactatatttataataatcatatCCATCTATATAATATTGTACAAAGTAaacagaaatatattttaatatgggatcattaatttctttaataTGATTCAAAATTTCATCcttaaatgtattaaaatgtTGAAGGAATGGTTCAAAGATCTTAGTAGCACACCTAGGTTCGAATACATTctgaatgataaaaaaacgaaaacaataacaaatatatgtatgtatattgtGAAATATAATAGAATATTTCGTGAACTATTTAATGAAGATAACTAAGGTTGTTTTACGTGAAATTAACGACTATTGaatataaaagataaaattacATTTGAACTATCTGTCTTGCTTGGAATTCGACAAGCAATTTCCATATTCCGGGAGTATGTTTTAAATCGAAGTAGTTgaatttttgaaataaaaaatatttctgatTACGCAGTAGcatatatcaaaaatagaagatataaagt
This portion of the Plasmodium cynomolgi strain B DNA, scaffold: 1597, whole genome shotgun sequence genome encodes:
- a CDS encoding hypothetical protein (putative), with amino-acid sequence MEIACRIPSKTDSSNNVFEPRCATKIFEPFLQHFNTFKDEILNHIKEINDPILKYISVYFVQYYIDGYDYYKYSEKTMRDAACQYLKLWLQEKKIYSRMVGGVSEN